A stretch of the Acidobacteriota bacterium genome encodes the following:
- a CDS encoding RNA polymerase sigma factor translates to MGSSSPQPELRSREATEPETVAPKLDDKTIPAAQMARLEDIYKQYYRFIFRFFLVRNCTHEECKDLVQETFLRVCTGLEGFREDASLATWLTAVAESTFKNFVRARKTQKRSGVEIPIDDAAKAGLFNPANRASTRSDGPFRKLLHKERRDKLQLALNELPPRRRMCVLLRLTKDLKYRQIADLMQISIQTVKSHLSKAKEELKAKLGEDVDNDWDDS, encoded by the coding sequence ATGGGTTCTTCATCCCCACAGCCAGAACTGAGATCCAGAGAAGCGACAGAGCCGGAAACCGTCGCTCCCAAGCTCGACGACAAGACTATTCCTGCCGCTCAGATGGCACGACTGGAAGACATATACAAACAGTATTATCGATTCATCTTCCGTTTTTTCCTGGTAAGAAACTGCACACATGAGGAGTGCAAGGACTTGGTGCAGGAGACTTTTCTTCGGGTCTGCACCGGCTTGGAGGGTTTCCGTGAAGACGCCAGCCTTGCGACGTGGTTGACTGCGGTCGCGGAAAGCACTTTCAAGAATTTCGTTCGTGCACGCAAAACCCAAAAGCGGAGCGGCGTAGAGATTCCGATCGATGACGCGGCCAAGGCCGGGCTGTTCAACCCCGCCAATCGGGCATCGACAAGATCCGACGGACCGTTCCGCAAGCTGCTGCACAAGGAAAGGCGAGACAAGCTGCAACTGGCATTGAACGAACTGCCGCCGCGCAGGCGGATGTGCGTCCTCCTTCGACTCACCAAGGATCTCAAGTACCGCCAAATTGCTGATCTGATGCAGATTTCGATCCAGACGGTCAAGTCTCATCTGAGCAAGGCCAAAGAAGAGTTGAAGGCAAAGTTGGGGGAAGACGTTGATAATGACTGGGATGATTCGTGA